The stretch of DNA ttgcttgaacctggtaggtggaggttgcagtgagccgagatcaggccactgcactccagcctgggagacagagcaagactgcatctcaaaaaaaataaataaataaataaaaaaaattaaaaaaattagccgggcatggtggtaagtgcctgtagtcccagctactccaggaagctgaggtgggaggatctcttgagcctaggaggtggaggctgcagtgagctgcgattgtaccattgcactccagcctgggtgacagaacgtgaccctgtctcaaaaagaataataataataataatcattccATAAAAAGTATCAAATGGAGAAATAAATCATCAGTGGGGTCTCGGAGGGGACCAGGGGTTGCAGTGACAGGCAACCTGGGGCCCTAACACATGGTCATTCCTGTTCCAGGAAGATGAATGCTTCCAGATGCCTGTCTGAGGAAGTGGGGTCCCTCCGCCCTCTAACCATGGCTGTCCTGTCTGCCTCCTTTGTCGTCGGAGTGCTGGGCAATGGGCTGGTGCTGTGGATGACGGTCTTCCGTATGGCCCACACAGTCTCCACCATCTGCTTCTCCCACCTGGCCCTTGCCAATTTCATGCTCTCACTGTCTCTGCCCATCCTCGTGTACTATATTGTCTCCAGGCAGTGTCTCCTCGGAGAGTGGGCCTGCAAACTCTACACCGGTTTTGTGTTCCTCACCTTCTCCGCCAGTAACTGCCTCCTGGTCCTCATCTCTGTGGACCGTTGCATCTCTGTCCTCTACCCCGTCTGGGCCCTGAACCAGCACACTGAGCAGCGGGCGAGCTGGCTGGCCTTCGGGGTGTGGCTCCTGGCCGCCGCCTTGTGCTCTACGCACCTGAAATTCCGGACAACCAGAAAATGGAATGGCTGTATGCAGTGCTACTTACAGTTCAACTTGGAGAATGAGACTGCCCCGATGTGGACTCAGGAGGTCTTTGGGAGACAAATGGCGGTGATCATGGCCCACTTCCTGCTGGGCTTCCTGGGGCCCTTAGCAATCATAGGCACCTGCGCCCACCTCATCCGGGCCAAGCTCTTGCGAGAGGGCTGGGTCCATGCCAACCGGCCCAAGAGGCTGCTGCTGGTGCTGGTGAGCGCTTTCTTTATCTGCTGGTCCCCGTTTAACGTGATGCTGTTGGTCCATCTGTGGCGACGGGTGATGCTCAAGGAATTCTACCACCCCCAGATGCTGCTCATCCCCCAGGCTAGCTTTGCTTTGGGCTGTGTCAACAACTGCCTCAACCCGTTCCTCTACGTCTTTGTTGGTAGAGATTTCCAAGAAAAGTTTTTCCAGTCTTTGCCTTCTGCCCTGGCCAGGGCGTTTGGAGAGGAGGAGTTTCTCAGTCATCCCGTCCCCGGGGCGACACCCCCAGGGAATGATGGAAGCCTTCAGctggaagctggaagccatccttCTTAGTTTGCTTGTGGCCTCTTACCTTGACTGGCTTCTAAAACCCTGCCAAATCCTGCCTCTTCTTTCAGGAAGTCTTCCAGCAACCCCTCATCTAAAATTCTGTGGTAGAGACAGCTACTTATTCCCCAGTGTccattcttccctttctttttatctttttccctttttattttttggagacagagtcttattttgtcacccaggctggagagcagtggcacaatctcggctcactgcagccttgacctccagggctcaagccatcctcctgcctcagcacccccgccccccgccccccgcccccaaatagctgggactacaggcatgtgccaccaagcctggctaatttgtagagatggggtttcatcattttgcccaggatggtctcaagctcctgagttcaaatgatcctccagcctcggccccccaaaatgctgggattacaggtgtgagccacagcgcctggcctcccCTTTGCTTGTAGTAAGACTCCTGTTTGTTTCAAACGAGGCACATGCTtaactagagaagaaaaaaaagactacatttcccagaatccTTTGCATGTAATACAGCCATGTGACTGCTTTCTGGCCAATAAAATGTAAGTGGCAGCAATCAATGTAACTTCCTTGAAGAGCCATTAAATGGAAGAGGCCTGTCCTCcatttccccatttccccctTTCTACTGTCCAGAATGCAGACATACCAGTTAGCTCTTGTTGTGCAACAAACACCATCAAAGTTTAGAGGCTTAAAAACATAACCATTTTTTttatagggtcttgttctgttgcccaggttggagtgcagtggtgtgatcatagctcaccgccacctcaatctcccaggctcaagtagtcctctcacttcagcctcctgagtagctgggattacaggcatactccactgtgcccagctaattttttttttttttcttgagacagaatctcactttgttgcccaggctggagtgcagtggcgccatctcagctcactgcaagctccgcctccgggttcacgccattctcctgcctcagcctcccgagtagctgggactacaggcgcccgccaccatgcccggctaattttttgcattttttttaagtagagacggggtttcaccatgttagccaggatggtctgtatctcctgacctcgtgatctgcccgcctcagcctcccaaaatgctggattacaggtgtgagccactgtgcccagcccacctggctaattttttaaaaaaagtttttgtagagatggagtcttgctacgttgcctaggctggtctcaaactcctggcctcaagcaatcctcctgcctcagcctcccaaagtgttgggattatagacatgagccaccacacctggcttcataACCTTTTATGATTTCTGTGGATCAGCAATTTGGGCTGGGCTCAGCTCAGTAGTTTTCTCATCTTGCGTCTGCGTTTCTTTATGCATCTGTGGGTCACCTGAGTGATTCTGCTTCTGGGAGAGTGGCTGGCTTGGGGTGATGGGATTGGCTAATCCACATAGCTCTTATCATCCTGCAGGCTGGCTTTTTTGTGTGATGGTTGGGGAGGGTTCCAAGAGTAAGGAAAGTATGAGGCGGAGGCTCAGAACTTTGCACAAGGTGACTAGCACTCAAGCTACTGGTCAAAAAGCAAGTCACGAGCCTGGCTTAGATTCGAGGTGTGAGGAAAGGACTCCACCCCTTGATGGGAAAATCTGAAGAGTGACATTGCTAAGGAGCACGTATGCAGGAAGGTGTGCAGAACGGGGGCTATTTGTGTAATCTGCCACAGCAGC from Gorilla gorilla gorilla isolate KB3781 chromosome 20, NHGRI_mGorGor1-v2.1_pri, whole genome shotgun sequence encodes:
- the LOC115931556 gene encoding LOW QUALITY PROTEIN: putative G-protein coupled receptor GPR32P1 (The sequence of the model RefSeq protein was modified relative to this genomic sequence to represent the inferred CDS: deleted 2 bases in 1 codon), which produces MWHSVLIPDSGLRGKPTLSSRKPLQTSCGPEFANVLSLALCGALGDKAQEAEQQAHHRLTGTTFFRSNRMTPTGHFASPAPSSHASPRGTLENVVLSRAHGGVSEGTRGCSDRQPGALTHGHSCSRKMNASRCLSEEVGSLRPLTMAVLSASFVVGVLGNGLVLWMTVFRMAHTVSTICFSHLALANFMLSLSLPILVYYIVSRQCLLGEWACKLYTGFVFLTFSASNCLLVLISVDRCISVLYPVWALNQHTEQRASWLAFGVWLLAAALCSTHLKFRTTRKWNGCMQCYLQFNLENETAPMWTQEVFGRQMAVIMAHFLLGFLGPLAIIGTCAHLIRAKLLREGWVHANRPKRLLLVLVSAFFICWSPFNVMLLVHLWRRVMLKEFYHPQMLLIPQASFALGCVNNCLNPFLYVFVGRDFQEKFFQSLPSALARAFGEEEFLSSRPRGDTPRE